AATTCGATGAAAAATATCTGGTAGAAGACGAATTTGAGTACCCTGTGAGTTTTAACGGAAAGATGAGATTTAAACTTTCACTGCCGGCAGATTATACGGTTTCAGAGATTGAAGAAAGTGTGATGAAAGACCAGCGTGTAATAAATCAGCTGGCCGGAAATAGTCCTAAAAAAATCATTATAGTACAGAAAAAAATCATTAATATTGTCTCATAAATTAAAAGGAAAAATAATTTTTTCTGTTGCAATCGCAAAAAAAGACCTTTAAATTACCTTAGTTTTCAATGGTTTTTTGGGAAATCCGTATAATAACTAAAATTCAATTCGAAAGTTATTAATTTCGCAACACTGCGGAGTGGTGGGAGTGAGGATTTATCGTCATTCAGAGCCTATTACATTTGCACGGTTAATTATTTTGACTTTATTTTACAGCTCGAAAAATTTAAAAATAACAATTATAATTTAGTTTAGTATGGAAATGAATGTTTCAAACAACGAGGAGCAAGTAGTTGCTAAAAAATTAGGAGGTTTAAATCCTGCATTAATATTACCGATTCTGATTCTTATCGGGTATTTAATCTATTATTTTGTTTTAGGAAATCCTGGAAACTTTAGAGAAGATGCAAGGCTTACGGGCGCATCAGTTGGTTTTTCCGGATTAGACACTAAAGAATTACATCCTGAAGGATTCATGGGAATTATTTACATGGGTGGTCCCATCGTACCAATCCTTATTTCCTTTATGATCATTGTACTTGTTTTCTCTATTGAGCGTGCAATGGTTCTTAGAAAAGCATCTGGAGCAGGTAACGTAGATAATTTCGTTTTATCAATCAGAAGATTACTTAATCAGAACAAAGTTGACGAAGCAATCGAAGAGTGCGACAGACAGCAGGGATCTGTAGGAAATGTAGTGAGAGAAGGTCTTACAACCTACAAAGCCTTAGCGCACGATACCACAATGAACAAAGAGCAGAAAATGGTTGCTCTGAACAAATCAATCGAAGAGGCTACTACTTTGGAAATGCCAATGCTTGAGAAAAACATGATGATTCTATCTACCTTAGGTACCGTTGCAACGCTTGTAGCTCTACTTGGGACGGTAATCGGGATGATCAAGGCGTTTAACGCGCTAGGTTCAGGCGGTGGAACACCGGATTCAGCAGCACTATCAATCGGTATTTCTGAGGCGTTGATTAATACTGCATTAGGTATTGGTACATCAGCAGTAGCGATTATCTTCTATAACTATTTTACTTCTAAAATTGACGGGTTAACATTCAAGATTGATGAGATCGCGATGTCTATCCAGCAGTCTTTTGCTGAATTTCACTAAGAAATCTGCAATTAATTGCCGGCCAGCCCTTTTAACTTCATTGCTGAAGGGCTGTCTAAAATGTGAAGTATAATAATAAAATAAAATATAATGGCGAGAGTCAAACCAAAAAGACATAATATAAGGGTGGATATGACGGCCATGACCGATGTATCATTTCTACTCCTTACGTTCTTTATCCTCACGGCTCAGTTTGCAAAACCTGACGTCGAGACGATAACCACGCCATCTTCTATATCTGAAAAACTACTTCCGGATGCGAGTTTAATGACTGTGCTTACTACAACAGACGGTAAATTTTACTTTACACCCGTAGAAAACGGTTCCGAAAGAATGCAGCTTTTAGATAAGATGGGCGAGAAATACGGAATGCAGTTTACCGATAAGGAAAAAGTGTCATTTACCAAAGTTCAGGCAATCGGTGTACCGATGAATCAGCTTAAAGGTTTCTTAAATTTATCGGATGAAGAGCAGAAAGCTTACAAGAGCCCAACTGGAATTCCGATGGACAGTACCAATAAACAGGTGATTGATTGGGTGCAGCAGAGTTTAGCCGTGAACCCGGATTACAAAATGGCGATCAAAGGAGATGTGCAGACAGAATACCCGAAAGTAAAAGCTTTATTTGAGGGATTAAGAGATATCGATTTCTTGAAATTCTGGTTAATAACGAGTCAGGAAACGGCACAATAATTAAGAAATGGCAGAAGTACAAGTAAAAGACAATAGCGGAAAAGGTGGCAAGGTACGGTCGAAAAAATCGGTACCACACGTCGACCTTACTCCGATGGTGGATTTAGCATTCCTTTTGATCACATTCTTTATGTTGGTTACAACTTTCAACAAACCGAATGTGATGGATTTAGGTCTTCCGGCAAAACCGAAAGATAATGTGAAACCTCCAGATACAGAAATTGACTTAACAAACTCAATTTCATTGATTATAGGAAAAGACAATAGAATTTTCTATCACCAGTTAACTGCAGCCGATCTCAATGATCAGACACTGCAGGAAACAACTTTCGATAGAAATGGGATTACGAAAGTAATTGAGCAGGCAAAAG
This window of the Flavobacteriaceae bacterium 3519-10 genome carries:
- a CDS encoding Biopolymer transport protein ExbD/TolR — encoded protein: MARVKPKRHNIRVDMTAMTDVSFLLLTFFILTAQFAKPDVETITTPSSISEKLLPDASLMTVLTTTDGKFYFTPVENGSERMQLLDKMGEKYGMQFTDKEKVSFTKVQAIGVPMNQLKGFLNLSDEEQKAYKSPTGIPMDSTNKQVIDWVQQSLAVNPDYKMAIKGDVQTEYPKVKALFEGLRDIDFLKFWLITSQETAQ
- a CDS encoding Biopolymer transport protein ExbD/TolR produces the protein MAEVQVKDNSGKGGKVRSKKSVPHVDLTPMVDLAFLLITFFMLVTTFNKPNVMDLGLPAKPKDNVKPPDTEIDLTNSISLIIGKDNRIFYHQLTAADLNDQTLQETTFDRNGITKVIEQAKARAKDQAKFTVIIKPTDDAIYKNFVDMLDEMAITKNEIYGITDVKSWEQAVYDKKVGGSAAPAAPAADTN
- a CDS encoding MotA/TolQ/ExbB proton channel family protein, translated to MEMNVSNNEEQVVAKKLGGLNPALILPILILIGYLIYYFVLGNPGNFREDARLTGASVGFSGLDTKELHPEGFMGIIYMGGPIVPILISFMIIVLVFSIERAMVLRKASGAGNVDNFVLSIRRLLNQNKVDEAIEECDRQQGSVGNVVREGLTTYKALAHDTTMNKEQKMVALNKSIEEATTLEMPMLEKNMMILSTLGTVATLVALLGTVIGMIKAFNALGSGGGTPDSAALSIGISEALINTALGIGTSAVAIIFYNYFTSKIDGLTFKIDEIAMSIQQSFAEFH